agtaccTATGGCAAAGAAAAAGATCCACAACAGCTCCTTTGTCCTAAATGCAATTACTATGGTTAATAAACTGTGGAATATAATAAACATGTAGCTTGTAGCCATACGCGTACATGTGCCCAGCTAGGTCTgggagcaggagaaggaaaTCACACTCAGGATGGAGGTGGTGAGTTTTATCATCTAAAATGAATGAATAGGGCTTTCCTGCGTATAGCAAGGCTGTAGAGGTCAACTCTACAACTCAACtctaaattttttttttattattattatttttgacgACCTATAATCTTCCCTGCTGTCTCTATTGTGCAATGTCAGATTTCCATGCCAGACAGAAATATTAAAAACTAGGATGCTCAAGATTGACTGCAAACCCATTTAGTTTCCTGATTATAAAAACAGTCTCTGGATAGCTTTTTTTGCATATGCAATTAAAATGGTCTGTGAAGCTCAGTTTGTGTTCCCAGATACTTAAAACACAATTGACAATTTCCACAGTCTGAACTTACACCACTCTTCTCACTTGAAAACATGTGCAATGCACCAAGCCCCCAGGTCAAGGACTTTCAAGTTTATCGCCCATAACAAGTCCATGTTAAAGATGTACTCTCTGATGAGGTTGTGATGATTAGTGATAGCAGTGTCCAACAAGATAAAAAGGTGTTTGAAAAAGGTGTTTGTTAAGATACAGCCATACGGTGAGCAAGTGAATACATCCATTGTTGACTAATAACAGGAATAAAACAATACTTTGGGGGGAATATTGCCTTATATTGAAATGCCATTGCCATAGGGTACTTTCAATAAAatcatctctcaatgcaaatcaaaccagctatcaGGCTACTGTAACTGAAACAAAACCATgacaatctctaggtatggtgaagggtatgtgtgatgtggggctattttaattccaaagaccaagggaactttatcaggatgcataggttcctggatccatgaaataactggaacaaaaataaaaacatctgTCTGCCTCTATGGATATTTAAGATGGAGTGTCACTCATTCCCCTGTACGATATCATTACTCATTCACATagacaattggtgtccttaaagattggattttcctttttttaaattaatctattaagatacattttcaaaagaaaatataaacttggtttattgctattttagtcaactttatcaAGGGTATTCACTTATGCTGAGCACTGTATTGGAATTTAGTGACATTTTAAAGGGTAACGGAAACCAAATAGGAAGTAAAAATGATGCAACTGATGTATTATCAGTGTTACTGATGGCAGGATACAGAAACTCCCTGATCTTCGTCAGAAATGGTGACCATTTCCTGTTATTAGCCTCTCCAGTCTGTTAACCTCCAACTTGATCGAGAAACCTTGAAAAAGGCCAACTGGCCGAAACGTTGGTGTCAATAAATTTGAGATCGAGATCTGAGTGTGCGGCAACATAATCTTTTTCTATAAGTTTCGTCCCGTGCCAACACCTCTAAGGGTGTGcattttttcatcttttcttaTTTGAACCTCCAACTTAATAGAAGAACTGCCCAACTGGATAATGTCCATGACAGGTCTAATAACTGATGAAAATGATTGATATgaagtttatttgtttttttcaattttgGTATAATATAACAGATGAGTCTCATTTTGAGGAATGGGTTTACATTTGCTTTCAATTCAGAATATTGTTACATCCTGCAAAACGATCAATAtgagcaacatactgtatataaataaaaacaatatggTTGACTAATTGCATGTCTAATGtctgaatatactgtatctaatagATGATTGCTTCAAATGTCACCTTGTTACAGTATGACAGATGACAATAGTCTGTGGAGTTGGTACTGAAATGAAGAGGCTGCATGCTGCCCCCACATGGTGATTAGTGGAAATGCATCTCTAACCACTGATAAAAGACCTTAAAATTGAACATTTGATCACGAATCAACAAATAACACACCAGGAGGGGACACAGGATTTATAAATCAATGCATTGCAGCCTGTTTAATCAGGAGATTCAGGCAAGCGGAGCCAATCAATCTAGCACAGGCATTGAGAAAGGTTTAATAAATAAACGGTACAATCCCGTAAAGTAACAACGGTTTCTTACTGTATTTCATATCATATCATTAATGACTTCCAATTTACTGAAATGATCTCATGGCATCATCATCTTAAGACAATGAGAGGATTCAGagttgagcaaaaaaaaaaaaaaaaaaatacatggaAAATATTTACACAGATTTACAGTGTTTTAGAGAAGATCTCCTCCAGTATGTTGTCAGTCACTTCGGAGGATCTGCTTCTCCTGAGTGGTGCCACAGGTGTCCCTATGCTATCTCTGCTTTGGTTTCCTGCTCCATCAGGAGAGTGATGTCACTGGAGCACTTCCTGCTTCTGTCTCCGTCTCCTGTTGAGGGGTGTCGCTTCAGGTCCCGCTCACGGAAGTGTTTGAACATCTCCGTCTCAACAGCTCCTTTCTCCTGCTCCGGCCGGTGGAACGGGAGACTCCTTCCTTTTCTGGCCAGCACACAAAATGTCAACATTAACACGAGGCTAAGATACTTAGTGGGTCAAACATTCCCCCAGCAGAGTGTTACATAGTTAATACATAGCACTATTCATATATAAAAGGCATAGAAAATGTATCTCACCGCAAcactatattattatattaagttgtattattgctatataacatataacagCTTCTAATGTGAACCAAGATCAATGTTCATACAGTAACTTGCAACTTGAGGCACaatcaaacttactttttgtAACACACAGCTACTGCAACCAAGAGGATAAGAAGGAGACCCAGTGTGACAAGGAGTGCAACAGGTGCTACTAAAATGGAGAAAATGGGAAACAAATTAAACGACCTGCATGTATATTTCTCAGGAAATTCATCAATTCAATTTGAATTGAAATCCAATGTAGCAATTGCATTACTCTCACCTCCTAGGTTAGGATTTTCTGAATGAGATGGAGCCAGACCAGCTGTCTGCACTGGAGGAGAaagagtggaggaggtggaggaggaggtggtggaggtggtggtggaggcaggGAAGGAGcgagtggaggtggtggttcgacgagtggtggtggtggtgacaggAGTTTTGTGGAGTGTTGTATCAGTGACCTGAGATGAGGAAGTGGACCTGGGGAGATGTTCAGCAGGGGCTTTTTTAGAGAgcgggggggaggtggaggaagagagatcaTGATGTGAGATGGTGGAGGTGCGGAGAGGGCCGAGAAGGCTGGTCAGAGCCGAGGTGATAAGCGGTGGAGGTGTCACAGGATATCGAGCGGAagtgctcacttcctgtctctttgTTGTCACACTAGTTGCCATGGCTCTCTGGGTTGTCGCTGTGCCTGAAGAATGATTACAGACTAAATGAGTGAGCAGAATGAGAACATAGTGTTCTCAGATCATTCAGAGATCTTCAGACAGATTTGAAAAAGGAAATGGTAAAACTATCTGGCTTTTAACAATTATAAAATAACCATGCACCTGTATCACTGAAGCAAAACACGTCTAAAAGTTTGCTTTCGACTGGTCTCCAAAGGACGAGTCCAGTTTTGTTCTGGCCACACTTCGGGTTCGCCTGAATACGTGGGACAACTGCAATCTTTTCCTCCACCCAGCCATATCTGAAGGAACAGCCAGTTTCAGTCACTATATTCTTATATATGCCCTTCTTTTATGCAGAATTACCTTAATTTTCTTGAGATTGTTAATATTgttacacatacaaataaaatgacacTTTCATGCATTGCGTCATTAAGGTAACATATtggaaacaaaagaaaatggCTCAACACAATATAATCTGTCACATTGCGGAGGATATTTGTTTCTTAGAGATGCTCTTTAGTCTTTACGCAATGTGGCCCTAGATGACAACAAAACTGTTGCAAATGTACAGCAGTACTTTAAGTTCTCTGAGCCAATCACAATTGTATCTCAAATCAAGCTCCTTCAGCTAATTAAACTCCAACATCTCCCAAGGACCCTTCAGCAGCAGATGCTCAACCCATGAAGTCTCTCAACACACTTGCACAGCTCCCTCCCAGTGCATGCACACCTTCTCAAGATCAAGCACAAGAGGCACTATTCTCTCAGACTTCACTCACAGACATGAACAAGACAAGCTCCCCCACATCTCCACTAGAACTGACTTGGGCTCAACCAGACCCACATCAGGgcaagacctgttgctggctcaGCAGACGTCTGGAAACTTCTTAGCGTTCACTCCTTACCTGCACATCTCCAGGCCATTCTGGAGCGCCGTCTCCACCTGAGCCTTGGTTGCGATGTTTCCGTGTAGAGTCTCACACACTTCAATGGCCACGGAGGCATTGAAGCTGTACTTGTTATTCTGTGTGACCATGAAGACTCCTGAGATAGTCTTGCTGCTCACTGAGAAAAAAATTAAACACTGCATATAGGAAAAGTATACAACCTACAACCTGTTGCCAGTAATGAAGTTACACTTCACAGTGCATTTGTCTTTGGAATGCAATAAAAAGTTGCTGaaattatgaaatgaaatgCCCCCCCAGAGACATTTGTACCTTGAAGTCGAGCAGCATCCAGTGCAAATGCACAGAAAGCTCCGGAAAGCAGAAGGAGGCATGAGGTAGCCCAGTGTCTGACCATGCTGTCCCTCACTGCTGTCCTGTCGGATGTGTTAGGGAGACGGACGACCTTTTGCATATGCAGCACACTAGAGAAGTGGCCCTTAACTGATGACACGACAGCCCCCTGAGCGGGTgaaaacaggaaggggaggATGTGCTGTGCTAAGGCCTTTGCCAagagagcacacagcacagcctctCCTGCCAGTGATTAGGACTGTTAGACTGTGAGCAGGGTAAAGAGcaattacatacagtactaaCTCTCACTGTGTTTGATGAAGGATGAGGGCATGGGACCCACATAGGATAGTATTGATAGGTGAGGGGCCCTCCCAAGAGAATGAGAGCCAAGATGTGACACTAACTGGGTGCAGATCATCTATCTTTTTGTCCTACCTTCTGTCTACTACTACTCCTACTACTAGCCCCTCTAGTTATTTCTGTGAAGGAGACGAGGAAGGAACGATGAGGATGGAGGAATCGAGGAGAGGCAGATATGAGAAATGAGATGTCCTGCCCGTATCAGAAGGTAGCCTATAAGCTCTGCAGCCTACCCTGCAAATTATAAATGCAACATTTGCTCCGCTACGCTGATGAGAAGCACATTTAAACTGGACCCTGCTCAATCTTACTGTAATAATAACAGGGTCCAGCATAaataaattatacattttgGAAAAGGCTCTTGAACAGGTGCATTTATTGTGGAAAAGGGTGTTGGTTCAAGAtataaacaaaacatgttatcaACTGAACAAATATGGTTCTACATCactgttggcaaaatgatcaggATACGCTTTATATTTCAGCCCTCTCTATGGTTTAGTCttgcgtaggcctatataggctactttgttaAATTATACATAATTTATGCTATAACATATGAAATATATGTATGTCAATTTATCAATTAGTTTCCACAAAATCAAAAGAACCACCTAGCATTTTGGGGTGGCCAAAATGTCTGATGCCCCTGACTATTTGAAAAATTCTGTCTATGGCCTCAAATACAGATACAGCACACTCTATTATCTGTTGTTACTATTATGAAAATattaataaatgtattacattctacatttttacatatatatatatatatatagcctatatatgtgtatatatatactgtatatatatatttttttttttccctgccgCTGTCATTGTCTTCCCTGCGGCAGTCACCCTTCTGAACTCTCTGCATCCTGGTGACAACCAACAAACTATGTTACTCTGAACATATCTGTAAATGTCCATACTACATAGCCATATCTACAGTCTGCTCTTATAAGGTTAttgctaatacactgcacatatttatatttaaattatattactgtaaaccaacTTTATATAGtaactgtctacactgcactactcTGTCCTGTCTATGCAGAACCTGCCTAtactttgtatatcacattacaggtttttttttttgcacttctggttagacacaaACTGCCTCTCGTTGTCTTTGTACGTGTACTGTGCACAGTGGCAATAAAcatgaatctaatctaataagaTGATCTAATTGCAATGGCTTGGTCAGGAAATGTCATGTTTCCGAGCTTCACTGTACTCTGTGTGGGCGTTCTGATGCTTACGATGCTTATGTCAGCATACAGGCAGAAATATTTTGGAGTGCAGAATTGGGAACTGGGAGACTATTGGTGGAAATCACCCCTGCCATGGTGGCCTTCACAtcccttttttctttcctcccttCATTTTCACATGACACTTCTAatctcctcttttttcccttcacCAGCTTCCACTCCAACTTTCACCTTCGGAAGCCCCTGTGGCCACTCTCTTCCTGCTGCTGTTCCATACACATGTAATCAACCGTTGACATGGAATGTGCAACACGCCAaaacaatcacaaaaatgtcatCACATCGATAGTCTTGTTGTATTAATACCCTACCCTTACAACTCCAATTTCAAAAACGTTGGGACGCTGTGTAAAATGTGGATGAAAACAGATCATGTTAGCCCTTACTGATTCTTgagatataatataatataatataatataatatatactatattattattattattatccaaCATCATCTAACAATCTTCTGATAAATGTTCTTAATGACTGAATCATAAATAAATCTATCATCTCTCAATCCTAGTGACGTCCCTGCTGTTTTATGTTTTGATTTCCTGGTTGTCAGCTGTTGGCTCTAAAATCGCTCTCACACAACCTAGAAGTCAAATCACTTCACTTTAACTTCGGCCTTGGCCATGACATCACCTTTAAGTCACTTTAAACGTAGAACAGCAAACTAACTAGAGGACTAATAGCTTCTTATCCA
This sequence is a window from Sardina pilchardus chromosome 10, fSarPil1.1, whole genome shotgun sequence. Protein-coding genes within it:
- the lyve1b gene encoding lymphatic vessel endothelial hyaluronic receptor 1b, which translates into the protein MVRHWATSCLLLLSGAFCAFALDAARLQVSSKTISGVFMVTQNNKYSFNASVAIEVCETLHGNIATKAQVETALQNGLEMCRYGWVEEKIAVVPRIQANPKCGQNKTGLVLWRPVESKLLDVFCFSDTGTATTQRAMATSVTTKRQEVSTSARYPVTPPPLITSALTSLLGPLRTSTISHHDLSSSTSPPLSKKAPAEHLPRSTSSSQVTDTTLHKTPVTTTTTRRTTTSTRSFPASTTTSTTSSSTSSTLSPPVQTAGLAPSHSENPNLGVAPVALLVTLGLLLILLVAVAVCYKKKGRSLPFHRPEQEKGAVETEMFKHFRERDLKRHPSTGDGDRSRKCSSDITLLMEQETKAEIA